The genomic stretch GATCCGAATGTTCTCGTCAGGTATGCATTCGAAGGGCGGTTGCGCGGGTTCAAGACTCGTGTGCTCAACAAAGTGTCTTCCGCTACAATGCTTATGGAGTTGCAGAAGCCCCGAAAAACATTTGATGCCGAAGAGCGTCGAGAACCTCGGTGCAAGTGTTCTTTTCCGGCCATAGTGATTGATGGTGACAAACAACTTGATGGAGTCATGGAAGATGTGTCGGCGAGCTGCACTAAGATTCGTTTGATGACAGGTGGCGGGATTCCATTTGTTCCAGGAGCTGAAAACGAAGTCTTGCTCCGATTTTTCCCTTTTGGCTCAAAGGGGTATGAAATTCGTTGCCGCGTGGTTCAGACCTTTATGAAGCTTGGATTTGAATATGCGGTACTGGAATTCAAAAATGAAGAGGGGGACGCACACAGAAGCATCATGGAATTTGTTGAAGCCCAAGTCTGCTGTGGCATCCCCCGCATTTAGCATCTGTTTACAGTTCAAGCTTTTTTGCGAATCCGGCAGCTTCGATGCCTGCCACACAACCTTCTCCCACCGCTTTGGCCATCTGCAGGGGAGGGCCGCAAATGTCGCCCGCAGCGTATATGCCTTCGACGTTTGTTCGTTGCTTTTTGTCGGTTTCAATATACTTCATCGATTCATCCAGTTGAACACCGAGGCTTGCGGTTAATTCGAGAACGCCCTTGGCCCCCAGTTCAATGAAGACACCGGAGACACTTTGTGTCGTTCCGTCGCTGAGTTTGACCGCTTCAACAGCGTCGGTTCCTTCAATGGATTCTATCGTAACTCCTTCATGGACGTTAACTCCCGAGGTTTTGAGCTGTTCCGACAGGCCGTCGGCAATGTCCAGCTCTTCGCAGTAGAGGTGAACCTCACTGGCGAAGTTGGTGAGGGAAACAGCTCCTCCTGCGGCCGCGCTACGGCATCCGGCAACAGCTACCACTTCATCTCGGTAGAATCCTGCGTCACAATCGACGCAGTAGCTGACGCCTTTACCCAGCAACTCCTTTTCACCAGGCACTTTCAGCTTGTTTCGGCTGGAGCCTGTAGCAAGAATGACCGTCTTGGCAAGGACTGATTCGCCGGATTCCAGGTCGAGCTTGAAGAGCTTTCCATCGGGGTTAATGGACAGAACGTCTTCATCCCGAAACTCTGCTCCAAAGCTAATAGCCTGCTCGCGTCCTGTATTGAGAATATCTTCTCCTGAGATCTTGAACTGGCAGCAGTAGTTTTCAACATGAGCCCAATAGAGGCTGCTGTTGTCCATGCGTCCAAGCATGAGCGTTTTGGCTTTCTTTCTGGCTGCATGAATGGCCGCCTGTAATCCGCCGGGGCCGGCTCCAAGAATTATGACGTCATATGGATCAGATTGGAACATGTAATCCTCCGATTCGCTGGTGAGTTAGTAATGATAAAAGTATAACCATTACTTAACCAAAGTACAGACGAAAACTAGAGGAAGGGGATGCGTAGCATTGAGAAGAGACCGTGGTATCGAGAGTCCCTGAAAATATTCAATCCAATCTTCATACCCGTATGACCTTCTGCGGGCTGGGCTGTGTAGGTTTTGAACATCCTGTCCCACCATGGAAAGCAGAAACCGTAATTGGTGTTGTACTCCCGTCTGTGCGTTGAGTGGTGAACACGGTGCATGTCGGGAGTAACCAGGAACTGTCTCAAGGTTGCATCAGTTCTTATGGGAATGAATACATTTGCATGGTTAAACATTGCAGATCCATTCAGCAGTACCTCGAATGTCAGAACCGCACTGGCAGGCGGCCCGAGGACGAGGATGGACACCAGTTTAATGACCATGGACAAGAAGATTTCGATAGGGTGAAAGCGTATGCCCGTACTGGCATCTATATTAATATCAGCATGGTGCATGCGGTGAAGTCGCCAAAGAATCGGGTAATAATGGAACGCTACGTGTTGCCCATAAATCAGCATGTCCAGAATCAGTACGGACAGAATAAATGCGAACCAATAAGGTACTTCTAGTATATTGAGGAGTCCCCAGCCCTGCTCGGTGCAGTACAGGGCCAATACTGTGGGAACCAAGGGAAGCAGAAGGCGAACAAGACCTGCTGATACGAATGAGATGCCGACATTGGAAAACCACCGTTTTGCCTTGGGCGCATCAAGTACGCGCCGGGGCCACAGTGTTTCAGCGACACCCATGGCGATCAGAATAATGAAAAACGCGCCGAGGCGAATGTATGGTTCGTATGCCATGGAGCTGTAGCGCTTATTAAGGGTCGAGGTCCTTGGCAGACTCTCGGGTTCCTTCGGGTATGGGGCGTGCTCTGCCGACTTTCCCTTTGACCGGAACCCATGGTTTGCCGTGGATTCGCTGATACAACTTGTTGGCTTCCCTGAACTCGGGGTTCATTTTCAATGACATGATGACATCTTTGGATGCCTGTTCCAATTGCCCCATGAAATAGAGAGCCTTGGCCATGTTGAAATAAATATTCTCATCATTGGGCGTTAGTTCCAGTGCCTGTCGGTAGGCATGGATGGCCCCGGGATAGTCGCCTTGTTTGCGGAGATTGACACCCAACGTGTTGAATGGGTTGGGGGTGTCAGCTTCATATTTGAGAATCTCGATGAAAAGTTCTTTGGTCTCCTCAAGGCGATCAAACTGTGCATGTACTTCGGCAGCTTTTTTGAGGAACTTCTTGTATGCTTCAAGATCTTTTTTCCCTTTATAAGCATCAGCCAGCCCTTTGTATGCCTCGGCAAAAAGATCGTTGATTTTGACGGCTTTCTTGAAAGATACGATTGCTTTGCCATACTTGCTCTGTACAAGAAATTGACAACCCATGTCGTAATACTTTTGCGCTTCATCCTGATAGGAGATGAGTTCTTCGAACGCCTCGATGGCATCGTCGAAGTCGCCGCGCTCCACCATTGCCTTGGCTTCCTGCAGTTCCATTTCTTCGATTTCAGGGTAGCTGTCGAGCTGGTCCGCAAGGATGAGGTACTTTTCAAAGGTTTCTAAGGAGTAGGGTCTGAGAATGTACCCTATGCATCCGGCAGCAATGGAATCCAGGACATATTCCTTTCTGTTCTCCAAAGTCACCATGATAATGGGGAGAGGACGCCCTGACATGTTTTTGTTGATGATCTGGGCGAATTTAATGCCGGTCATGTCTTTCAAGGTGGAATCGCACAAAACAAGATCGACGTCGTTGTCGCACAGGTAATCAATGGCTTTGGCTCCAGAAGAAAACAATTCGACCTTCTGGGTGCCGAATGTTTTTATGGTAGCCAAGTCCCGTTTGGCATGCACTTCAACGTCACTGATGATGACGACTTTTTGGTATCTACCGAAGGCTTTGCTGTTTTTCTTTTGGACCATGCAGATGGTATCTCCCTGATCTTTTTCTAATATGTTGCAGGGATTAGATCAAGAGGGAGCGATGCCTTTATAATGCATGAATTTGAAAATGGATGATTCCAGTGTTTGAATCTCTGGCGTGGATGGCAGGAGAGAGATAATGATTTTCAGGTAGTTACGGGAGGTGACCAGATTGAGCGAAGTGGTGAAGTTGAAGTCATAGATCCATCCAAGGATCAGGAGTTTGAAGTCATTGGTGCAGTTTATGTTGCGGTAGTCGGCAGTCCTGCCATTCATCACATCATTATATATTGTAGCGGAATACTGGCCTGGAATATCTTCATAGCCGTGGACTACATCCGGGTCTGGTGAATCGCTGGTAAAGTGATCGACCATGACGTTCAGGATGTCGAGCTTATCCGCATCTCGGACCAGCTTCACAATGGTTTCGTACTTGGTAGGCAGAGTTTTGGAGAGTTCTTTCAGGTTATGCTGGGCGATGGCGAGTCGGATGGTGCGCCAGTCTCTCGAAGAGAGTTCGCCCGGAAGAGGAAGGTTGCGGAGAGTTTGTACACCGAGTCGTGCATGATTGGTGGAGATCCTGTCGTTGAATGTCCCATATTCAACAAACTGAGGGAATCGGCCTATATCATGATACAGGGCCGCCAGTTGGCAAAGCTGATTTAAATGACCATCAATACATTCTCCGGCCATAATACTCTCTGCGCATTCCAACACCCTCATGGAATGGCCGAGTTTGAGCCGCAGCATCGCATCCTGCTCGTCCGTGCCGGTGTAGTGAGACTCTGCGAAGGCGGTGAGTGTTTCTACATGTTCGGCAAGTGACACATCAATCTCTGAGTGCTTTCATTTTGATTTTGAATTCAATTTCGGAAATCTCGCCGCGTTCGAGCAGGGCTTCCAGTTCGGCTCTTTCCTGACGACGTTCTTCTTCTGCTTCTCTGTCCATTTCCTCATCCCGGAAATAGCCGTTTGGTCCAAAAAGAACGCGTAAAAATCCTATAATAACAGCAAAAATGAGTGCAACAAAGACCATTCTGGCGATTGCAGGGCCTATATGTTCGCCATAGCCTGCATTAAAGGGCCAGGCTCGCCATATGGGGCTATCCAGAAAATCAAAAAACTCGGTGACCATCTGAGGCAACTTATAAGAAAGCATTGAATTCTCCGCTAATCAAACATGTTCTGTACAGAGGGGTTTCTACGTTGCTATACGCTGCCTTGCAAGACTTTTAGCGCGGTTGTGCAAGTCAGATTATCATCAGCTTGTGCTTGCTCTCGGTTGTGATTATCTTTCCGTTGAGTTTGCATTCGGCTTGGTGTAGGAGTTCAATGGCTCCGGGAGGTGTGATGCGTATCCTGATTGTGGAAGATGAATTTACAAGTCGCAAGTTGTTGACGGCTTTTTTAAAGGATGTCGGCGAGTGTGATACTGCCGCCGATGGTGTCGAGTGCGTCGACATGTTTAAAAAAGCATTGGATGAAGGTCGACCATATGACTTGTTGTGTCTTGACATAATGATGCCCAACAAGGACGGACACCAGGCACTCAAGGAGATTCGAGCAATTGAGTTTGAGCGAGGGATTTTCTCGCCGGACGACGTAAAGGTGATGATGGTCACCGCGCTCAACGACCCTCAAACCGTGGTCAAGGCGTACTACAAAGGGGGGGCGGCAGCTTATCTGCCAAAACCCATCGAAGTGGAAAGCTTACGCGCCATTCTCAGAGATCTGGGATTTATTGACTGATAAACGGGACCAGTTTACACACATCATATGATTAAAACTATATTTTTGTTGCGGAGTATCGGTACGCAAGTCTTCTCTGCTACCGTAGCATCTGTCCTGATGCTGCTTGTAGCTGCGACTCCTGCCCTTGCCAATCAACAGGCCCCGGCGACGGGTGGCAGTGTGCTCAATATTTTGTTGCTTGCGCTTATTGCGTATTTTCTCGTACGCATGTTTCGTCGCCGATCCGGCGGTGATGATTCCCGCCCCGGGAATTGGACACAAAACGATTCTGAAGAAAAGAAAGGGCGGGTCATTCGTCCAATGGACCGCCATGAAGCTGCCCGAAGCGCATGGGACCACTTGCGTTCTGACAGTGATTCAGCAGATGTCGATTCTCATGTCAGTTCACCTGTCGAAACGGGGGGATTCAATGAAGCTGAGTTTCTGGAAGGAGCTAAGCTGTTCTTTTCTCGTTTCCAGCAGGCGGCAGACGATCGCGATTTCGAACAATTGAAAGTATTTTTGTCTGATGAAGTGTACGCAGACGCTGTTCTGAATGCTCAAAACAATCCAGGGGATGTTACCGAAATCATGTTGCTCAATGCTCGCATGATGGAGATGAAGCAGGAAGACAACAAAACGTTTGCTACAGTTTTTTATGACGCTCAGGTTCGTAAAGGCGGGCCCGGCGGTCAGTCGCAACATTTGCGGAGCGTTTGGGAATTTTCTCGTGATGATTCCGTGGATAACGGTCTGTGGACTCTGGAAAAAATCAATAAAGTAGACCAATAGCGTTAGGCTTTGGGGAGGTACGATGGCTGAAAAGTCATACGATCTGACTCTGCCCATGGACAAGCTGATCGATATTGCCGTGAATAAATTCGGTGATGTTGAATTTCAGGATGTGGCCGTGGGGGGAGAGTCTTTCAAGGTGTTGCAGATTAAAAATATGCAGCAGTATATTGACAAACTCATGGATAAAACTCGTGCTGGAAAGAGTGTGGTTTTGCCGCTTTGGGCAAAACTGTGGCCTGCCAGCATGGTGATGGGACACTCTCTTTCCAAATTCTCTTTAAGCGATGATGCAGAGGTTTTGGAAATTGGCGGCGGCGCAGCGCTTTCAGCTCTTGTGCTGGCGCGCAGAGGGTTCTCGGTCACCGTGACAGATATAGACCAGGACGCGTTGCTGTTCAGCCGCATCAATGCCTTGAAGAATGATGTGGGAGAGCGCTTTACGGTTGTCAGCAGTGATTTCCAGAATGGCTTGGGCAAACACTATGACTGTATAGTTGCTTGCGAGTTGCTTTATGAAGAAAAGCAGTTCGATCTGCTGGCTTCATTTATTGATAAGAACCTCGTTCAAGCTGAGTCCGGAGAAGTATTTCTTTCTTTGGATCTTAAGCGCGTTGCTCAGAATTTCTTTAAAGAGAGCAGCGAGGTTTTCAAAATCATGAAATCGACTGCAACGTTCAAGGAGCAAGATACAGGTGAAGCCAAACCTGTAAATCTGTTCCGTTTCAAAAGGAAATAGACGTGATCGTTCTTAAGGACTGCAATAAGCAGTATACAACCGATCAGGACAAGGCTTGCTCCCCGCAGGAAACTGTAGCCCGGGTCAGAGACCTGTTGGCAAAGAAATGTGAAGGTGTGTTGGCTGAAACCGATCAGGTGGACACCGGACGTTTGGGTATTCCTGTCTTTGTCTCCAAATGTGGGCCGGCTGCAAAAGCTGTCATGCCGACTCGAAAGCAGATGGGTAAAGGGGCTTCACCGGAACAGGCGGAAGCTTCCGCTCTCATGGAACTTGTTGAACGCTTTTCGTATTTCAGCTTTTGGTCCAACGAAGAGAATTTCGTTAAGTTGACGTGGTCTGAAGCTATTGAGAAGTGGCCTGGCCAGGTGATGGATATTTCCAGGATTTCTTGTTCTGTGGACGAAGACATCGCTGACGATGATGCCGTCCGGCTGATGGACCTGCATAAGTGGCGTTTCCATCCTGCAATGAATATTGCGACCGGTGAACACGAGTACGTTCCTTTGGATTGGTTCAAGAAATTAAATGAATTCAACGGTTCCTCTGCGGGTAACACGTTTGAAGAGTCGATATCCCAAGGTGGTTGCGAGCTGGTTGAACGGCATGTTTGTGCTGTCATTGATCGGACGCGTCCGACACTGCCGACCATTGATTTGAATTCTTCGGATGATCCAGTCTTCAAACGCCTTGTCCAGTGCTTTGAGAAGAATGGTATTACGCTGATCCTCAAGGACTTTTCCATGGATTACCCGGTGCCGACAGTTGGCGCCATTGCATGGGATGGCAAAACGTTTCCTGCATTGAGTGAAATTGTTTTCACTGCTGGTACTGCTGCATCGCCTCTGAAGGCAGCCGTGCGTGCAATTACCGAGGTTGCTCAGTTGGCCGGTGATTTTGAAACCAGTCGCGTTTACGAAGCTTCCGGGTTGCCCAAGTTCACTGATCTTGAGCAGGTGAAATGGCTTCAGGAAGGGGAGATTGTCCCTCTAGATTCGCTTCCTTCCGTAGAAGACGGCAATATCTACGTGGAATTGATGACCCTGGCCAAGGGCCTTGAGTCGGGCGGTACCCCGCTTTATTCGGTAGACACCCGTCATCCGGACCTGATGGTAACAACGAACTACAATTTTGTTCCAGGGTTTGATTTTCGTGAAAGGACACCAAATCGCAGCATAGGTCTTTTTGTCGGTCGTATTCTGGCTGAAGACGCAGACTTTGGAGATGCCTTGGAAGGGCTTGATGTAATAGAAGATATATATCCTGATTCATACTTCCTTCCGTTCTTCAGAGGTCTGTTGGCTTTGCGGATGGGAGATGTAGAATACGCAATCGAGCAGTTTGACGCTGCCGAGCCCCTCCAGCCAGCCAACGAGGAACGAGCACTTGCAGCTTTCTATCAGGCTTATGCGCTGTCTCAGTTGGAACGTTGGGAAGAGACCGTCAAGCCTCTTGATCGAGCCATTCAGTTGGACAACGATTGTAAGGAATTCTTCAATCTTCGAGGGGTTGCACACTTCAAGGCCGAGCGATACGCGGAGGCTGCACAGGATTTCCAAGCTTCACTGACTATCGACAGTGGCACGGCTCATGATCTTGCCAATCTCGGTCTTTGTCATAAATTCATGGGAAATGAGTCTGAAGCTCTTGACTATCTTGGAGCAGCGCTTAAGTTGGACCCAGAGTTGGAATATGCTCGGGCTCACTATGATGAAATAAAGCAATCCTAGTGGGTTGGATCGTGTTTCCAGGCCCCGTGATTGTTGTTTTGAAATGCTAAGGATGCTTGACAAGACAAAAGGGGAGAAGTAATGTCCCCCCACGGTTTTGGCCGTATCTTTATATAGGTATCAAACAGCGGATCGCTGTTTACATGGATATGGTTGCTCCGAATTGTGTCGGAGTCCATCTTGAAAAACTATCCACTTAGGAGGATAAAATGGCTGTTGTTGAATACCAGGGTACTTCTTTTGAGGTTGATGAGGACGGTTTCCTGCAGAAATTCGAAGACTGGACCCCTGATTGGGTTGAGTACGTAAAAGAGTCTGAAGGCATCAAGGAAATCACCGAAGATCACCAGAAAGTCATCGACTTCCTGCAGGACTACTACAAGAAGAACGGCATCGCACCGATGGTCCGTATCCTCTCCAAGGTCACTGGCTTCAAACTGAAGCAGATCTACGAGCTGTTCCCCTCCGGACCTGGTAAGGGAGCCTGTAAGATGGCTGGCCTGCCCAAGCCCACCGGCTGCGTATAGTTCGCAATCGAGCTTGATATTCAAAGGGTGGAAGTTAACCTTCCACCCTTTTTCATTTTTCCCTACGTCGGTTGTCTTGGTGTCGACGCTATCGCAGGCTTTTGGCTGTAAGCTATTTTCTCGAAACTATGTTGCTCATGCCGGTTTCATGGGCTAGTGTTTTTGAAGTATTTTTTTTCTTGCCAAGCGATGGTACAGTGCGTATAAGACCGAGTTCCGAACGAAATTAATGACAGGAGTACGTCATGAAAGCCGATATTCATCCGAAGACCTACAAGGCTAACTTCCGTTGCCACTGTGGCTACGAAGCCGAATTGCTGACCACCAAAGGCGAGCAGCTTGAAGTCGAAATCTGCTCCAACTGCCATCCTTTCTACACTGGAAAGCAGCGTTTTGTTGATACTGCCGGTCGTATTGATCGCTTCCGTAAGAAGTACGCAGCCTTCGGCAAAAACAAAGATTCCAAGTAACTTCTTTTCACGGCGTAAAGCCGCTGTATATGCCTTCGTTGGGGTAGCTTTAGAGCTCGCCCTTCGGAGGCATATTGCTTTATCTGGCAATTGAAAAATACTGTCAGTCGATCTTTACAAACGACGATTAATTCATAATTGTGGTTTGTACAGTGCACAGCGCAAGAGGTTTGCGCACGACGTGCCACATACCTTTTCTTCTTATCGGAGGGTGACTGGTTGAATTTGAGAGGATTGTTTGCTTTGGCCGCACCGCAGTCTGTTGGCGGGCAGGCTGTAATCGAAGGTGTCATGATGCGCGCCAAGGATACACTTGCCATTGCCATTCGTAAGGCTGACGGAGAAATTGTTACCGAGGTTCGTCCCTGGTTCTCTCTTTCCATTCATCCTTGGTTGAAAAAACCGTTTCTCCGCGGATTTCCAATTCTCATGGAAACCATGGTAAATGGCATCAAAGCCCTCAATTATTCAGCTGTCCAAGCGGCAGAAGATGATGACGATGATACAGAGCTGACTAGCTGGCATCTGATTTTAACAATGGTACTTGCTCTGGGTGCAGCGCTCGGACTTTTCGTTGTTCTTCCGCACTTTCTTTCTGTTGGCATGGAGTATCTTGGCCTTGCTGGTGATGTCGATTCTTTGAGTTTTCACATCTGGGATGGTATCATTAAAATGGTCGTCTTTGTCGGGTACATCCTTGCCATTTCGTACATCCCCGACATCAAGAGAGTCTTTCAGTACCACGGAGCCGAGCATAAAGTGATATGGACCTGGGAAGAGGGCAAGGAATTGTCGCCTGTCTCCACTCGTCTTTACAGTCGCCTTCATCCACGTTGCGGCACTGCTTTTCTTCTTTTTGTTCTTGTTATTTCTATTTTACTCTATGCAGTGCTTGTGCCGTATCTTTTGACCTTTTATTCTCCTGAATATTTTGTTTTCAAACATCTGTACATTGTAGGCCTGAAGTTGTTTCTCATGATCCCTGTCAGCAATATTGCGTATGAGATGATCAAATTTTCGGGCAAATACAGCAAGTCCATGTTGTGCAAGATCATGTGTTGGCCTGGCATGATGATGCAGATGCTTACCACCAAAGAACCTGATGACAGTCAGATTGAAGTGGCTATTGCCGCTTTGGAGTGCGCCGTCAATACCAAGGAGTCATAGACCATGTTTGGCAAGCTTGAAGAAATTGAAGCGAAATACGAGGAACTGGAGCAGGAGCTTGCCCAGCCGGATATCTTTAATGACCAGGAGCGCTACAAGAAGGTTTCTAAAGCGCACGCTGATCTTGGTGAAATCGTAGCTGTTTTTCGTGATTATCGGCAAGTTGTTCAGGATTTGCAGGATAATCGCGAGATGCTCCATGACTCAGATCCTGACATTCAGGAAATGGCTAAAATGGAGATCGACGAGCTTGAGCCACAGATCCCTTCCCTTGAAGACCGACTCAAGGTTTTGCTTCTGCCCAAAGACCCCATGGATGAGAAGAATATCATTCTTGAAATCCGAGCTGGTACCGGCGGCGATGAGGCTGCTTTGTTCGCTGCTGATCTTTACAGAATGTATAGTCGGTATGCTGAGAACAACGGCTGGAAAGTCGAGGAGATGAGCTCCAACTCTACTGGATCAGGGGGCCTGAAAGAAGTCATTGCCACCATTTCCGGTGACATGGTTTACAGTAAACTGAAATTTGAATCCGGTACCCATCGTGTCCAACGTGTGCCGGCGACAGAATCGCAGGGACGTATTCACACTTCCGCTGTAACTGTTGCCATTATGCCTGAAGCTGAAGAGGTTGACGTGGATCTTCGCAACGAGGATTTGCGAATCGATGTTTTCAGAGCTTCCGGGCCAGGCGGACAGTCTGTTAATACCACTGACTCGGCTATTCGTGTAACTCATGTACCTACTGGGTTGGTCGTTATTTGCCAGGATGAAAAGTCCCAGCATAAGAATAAAGCCAAAGCCCTCAAGGTCCTGCGTTCAAGATTGTTGCAGCTGGAGCAGGAGAAGGCAAAAGCCGAAGAAGATGCTACGCGCCGTAGCCAAGTCGGTAGCGGTGATCGTTCCGAGCGTATTCGGACATACAACTTCCCGCAGGGACGCGTATCGGATCATCGAATCAACTTGACTCTACATTCGCTTCATAAAGTAATGGAAGGCGAGATTGATGAAATGACCGATGCGTTGATCAGTCATTTCCAGGCCGAAGCCATGAAAGGGCAGGGGCAGTAGCTCGTTAGCCCCCGTCGATTGATGTCGCAATCCATAATTGAACTGCTGCAAGTCTGCGAACAGCGGTTGTTTGCTGTCGATTCACCACGATTGAGTGCTGAGTTGTTGATTGCTCATGTACTTGAGTGTTCTCGTTTGGACCTTGTTCTGAACAAGGATCGGATGCTTGCATCTGCTGAATTGAGTCAGATTGAAGAGCTGGTTGCACGACGTGAAGGTGGGGAACCAATTGCCTATATTTTGGGGAGTAAAGAATTCTTTGGGCTGGATTTTGAAGTTGCCCAGGGAGTGCTTATTCCCCGTCCAGAAACCGAACATCTAGTTGAGGCCGTTCAGGAGCGATTCAGCCCAGATGCTGAATTCCTTTTTGCGGATTTGGGGACTGGATCTGGAATACTGGCCGTAACGATTGCGACCTTGTTTCCCAACGCAAAAGGAGTCGCTGTTGATTTGAGTCCTGAAGCTTTGAAGATTGCTTCTCGCAACAGTGTTACACACGGTGTAAGCGATAGGGTTTCATTTGTTCAGGCAGATTTTACCTGCCCTTTGTTTCAGCCTCAGTCTTTTGATCTCATCGTTACCAATCCGCCCTATGTTCCGCTTTACGAATATGAAAGCGCGAGCCATGAGGTTGTATCCTTTGAGCCTCGTACCGCTTTGGTGAGTGGAATTGATGGGCTTGATCATATGCGACTGCTGTTACCTCATGTCGAGAAGGCGCTGCGCTCAAATGGTTCTTTCCTGTCAGAAATCGGATACCAGCACGGCGATCAGTTGGTGAGAATGTTTACTGATAACTGGCCTGAATTTTATGATGTATTAATTAGAAAAGACCTTTCTGGACATGATCGTATTATAATTTCACAGCGACGCTAATCTCAAAAAAACAACAGTTTTTCACCAATGTTGTTGTAAAAATACAAGAAGTCGCTAAATCACCACATGCTGAAAATCATCGATAGTTAAGATAAAGTCAGTTTCTTCAGTGTTTTATATGAATCAGGGTTTGTGGCACATTAATTGCTTTATTATGTGTGGTTATCAACCGGAGGAATAATGCTACAAACCACTATACATAAAACAGTTCGGTGTACCGGAGTCGGACTCCACAGCGGAAAGCAGGTGGAGATGGTTTTGCGTCCCGCAGCTGAAGATACAGGAATTCTTTTCTCATTGCACAATGGGGATGGTTCCACTTTCCTTACACCAGCCCCAAACCTTGTTGTTGAAACTGGCTTGGCGACTGTGTTGGGCAATGGGCGCGAGACCGTTGCAACGGTAGAGCACTTGCTCGCAGCCGTGTCGGGAATGGGTATCGACAATATACATATCGAAGTGACTGGACGTGAGCTTCCCATTATGGATGGAAGTGCTGCTTCTTTTGTTTATCTGCTGAAGCAGGCTGGCGTTCGTGAACTGGGCAAGCCACGTACCGTGATGGCAATCAAAAAAGCTATTGAATTTGAGCAGGATGGCAAGTCCATCAAGGCTCGCCCATATGATGGTTTCCGAGTTGATTACACCATCGAGTTTGCACACCCTCTCATTGGTGTCCAAAATATGTCTCTTGAGGTGACTCCTGAGAATTTTGTGGCTGAAATCGCAAAAGCAAGAACTTTCGGTTTTCTCAAGGAAGTAGACTATCTCCATGCCAATGGGCTTGCTCTTGGCGGCTCTTTGGATAACGCAATCGTCCTTGATGAATATGGTGTCCTGAATGCGGAGGGACTCCGTTTCCAGGATGAGTTTGTTCGCCACAAGATCTTAGACTTTGTTGGAGATATGGCAGTTCTGGGTGCTCCGCTTCAAGGACATTTCACTGTCTTTGCTTCTGGACATGCAATGAACAATGCTTTCCTGCGTCATATCGATGAAAATAGAGAGATGTATCTTGAAACGAAAACATTGGCTGACTCTCTTCGTGTTGAGGAAACCGTACATGAGGGTGTTGTTGAGGCTGCTCCGGTCCCAGCATAGATCAGCATTTTTAGATTTCAAAAGAAACCCCGCCAAAAGCGGGGTTTCTTTTTTGGGCTGGT from Pseudodesulfovibrio profundus encodes the following:
- a CDS encoding NAD(P)/FAD-dependent oxidoreductase — protein: MFQSDPYDVIILGAGPGGLQAAIHAARKKAKTLMLGRMDNSSLYWAHVENYCCQFKISGEDILNTGREQAISFGAEFRDEDVLSINPDGKLFKLDLESGESVLAKTVILATGSSRNKLKVPGEKELLGKGVSYCVDCDAGFYRDEVVAVAGCRSAAAGGAVSLTNFASEVHLYCEELDIADGLSEQLKTSGVNVHEGVTIESIEGTDAVEAVKLSDGTTQSVSGVFIELGAKGVLELTASLGVQLDESMKYIETDKKQRTNVEGIYAAGDICGPPLQMAKAVGEGCVAGIEAAGFAKKLEL
- a CDS encoding sterol desaturase family protein — its product is MAYEPYIRLGAFFIILIAMGVAETLWPRRVLDAPKAKRWFSNVGISFVSAGLVRLLLPLVPTVLALYCTEQGWGLLNILEVPYWFAFILSVLILDMLIYGQHVAFHYYPILWRLHRMHHADINIDASTGIRFHPIEIFLSMVIKLVSILVLGPPASAVLTFEVLLNGSAMFNHANVFIPIRTDATLRQFLVTPDMHRVHHSTHRREYNTNYGFCFPWWDRMFKTYTAQPAEGHTGMKIGLNIFRDSRYHGLFSMLRIPFL
- a CDS encoding HD domain-containing protein gives rise to the protein MSLAEHVETLTAFAESHYTGTDEQDAMLRLKLGHSMRVLECAESIMAGECIDGHLNQLCQLAALYHDIGRFPQFVEYGTFNDRISTNHARLGVQTLRNLPLPGELSSRDWRTIRLAIAQHNLKELSKTLPTKYETIVKLVRDADKLDILNVMVDHFTSDSPDPDVVHGYEDIPGQYSATIYNDVMNGRTADYRNINCTNDFKLLILGWIYDFNFTTSLNLVTSRNYLKIIISLLPSTPEIQTLESSIFKFMHYKGIAPS
- a CDS encoding tetratricopeptide repeat protein, giving the protein MVQKKNSKAFGRYQKVVIISDVEVHAKRDLATIKTFGTQKVELFSSGAKAIDYLCDNDVDLVLCDSTLKDMTGIKFAQIINKNMSGRPLPIIMVTLENRKEYVLDSIAAGCIGYILRPYSLETFEKYLILADQLDSYPEIEEMELQEAKAMVERGDFDDAIEAFEELISYQDEAQKYYDMGCQFLVQSKYGKAIVSFKKAVKINDLFAEAYKGLADAYKGKKDLEAYKKFLKKAAEVHAQFDRLEETKELFIEILKYEADTPNPFNTLGVNLRKQGDYPGAIHAYRQALELTPNDENIYFNMAKALYFMGQLEQASKDVIMSLKMNPEFREANKLYQRIHGKPWVPVKGKVGRARPIPEGTRESAKDLDP
- a CDS encoding response regulator; the encoded protein is MRILIVEDEFTSRKLLTAFLKDVGECDTAADGVECVDMFKKALDEGRPYDLLCLDIMMPNKDGHQALKEIRAIEFERGIFSPDDVKVMMVTALNDPQTVVKAYYKGGAAAYLPKPIEVESLRAILRDLGFID
- a CDS encoding class I SAM-dependent methyltransferase, encoding MAEKSYDLTLPMDKLIDIAVNKFGDVEFQDVAVGGESFKVLQIKNMQQYIDKLMDKTRAGKSVVLPLWAKLWPASMVMGHSLSKFSLSDDAEVLEIGGGAALSALVLARRGFSVTVTDIDQDALLFSRINALKNDVGERFTVVSSDFQNGLGKHYDCIVACELLYEEKQFDLLASFIDKNLVQAESGEVFLSLDLKRVAQNFFKESSEVFKIMKSTATFKEQDTGEAKPVNLFRFKRK
- a CDS encoding PilZ domain-containing protein, which translates into the protein METICVGDKVLMEFSTFGDRFVSVVADITKDENYMVYSPVPEVVLERLKTDPNVLVRYAFEGRLRGFKTRVLNKVSSATMLMELQKPRKTFDAEERREPRCKCSFPAIVIDGDKQLDGVMEDVSASCTKIRLMTGGGIPFVPGAENEVLLRFFPFGSKGYEIRCRVVQTFMKLGFEYAVLEFKNEEGDAHRSIMEFVEAQVCCGIPRI
- a CDS encoding TIM44-like domain-containing protein; its protein translation is MIKTIFLLRSIGTQVFSATVASVLMLLVAATPALANQQAPATGGSVLNILLLALIAYFLVRMFRRRSGGDDSRPGNWTQNDSEEKKGRVIRPMDRHEAARSAWDHLRSDSDSADVDSHVSSPVETGGFNEAEFLEGAKLFFSRFQQAADDRDFEQLKVFLSDEVYADAVLNAQNNPGDVTEIMLLNARMMEMKQEDNKTFATVFYDAQVRKGGPGGQSQHLRSVWEFSRDDSVDNGLWTLEKINKVDQ